In the Triticum aestivum cultivar Chinese Spring chromosome 2B, IWGSC CS RefSeq v2.1, whole genome shotgun sequence genome, ccacatgcctcgatcgccggcacgagcgcgacaccttccacccaaatcacagacccctccaccaaataagcaccttcctaagccatggtgcacgcagtataggcaggatctcaaggagcatttggcagcggagaagcaaatcgcgtccgcacacgcggatgaggtcgcgatggctaccattcgtgccgacccccagatcttggaggagcaccttgccatttgctagctatgccggttaagcatgctcggtttacccgttgcgtgtgccgCTCCTGCCTTTCGTTAACaaattgctctagtgtatatgttctatatgtcgtgcaatgtggtgctcacttattaactgtttggttaattagttgttgtgttcagttaactgtttggttcagttctgcaaatgTGATGCTCAAATCTTCAggttgcaattttgtattgtcttccatgtgagaaataaatcgattttttctttacaaaatatatgagaaacaaatccaattgctatatttccaagttgtcaagcatgcttagttttggttaactgtttgatcttctagtatgttatacattatgCAATATGGTGcttagttaacatttggttcatttgttgtggtgtttagttaactgcttggtttcattctgcaatgcgatgttcaattgttgtgggtgcattctgttattgtataccatatgaaaaataaattgaatttggctatactaaatacatgagaaacaaatacaattgctatatttccaagttgttaagcatgcttggtttggttaactgtctgatcttctattaggagtatgttatgttgtgcaacgtggtgctcagttaatgtttgattcatttgttgtggtgtctagttaactgtttggttcaattttgcaatgcaatgtccaattgtcgtgggtataattttgtattgttgtgcatgtgaggaatgatcgaatttggttgcacttaatacatgggaaacatatacaattgctatatttcctagttcttaatgatgcttggtttggataaatgggttttccatgtgacttgaattaatctgatgaatctacaatgtgcttatttttcatcaacttATTTTATCggtagcatgcgaacccttacttaacttgatgactaactaccttatatgtgttgtagggaaacaatataatgggaagcactgaggtttacaatcgaggttagcacgtgcatggtccgttgtctaatagcacattattgtgcaattgcaggaaccattctaatacttaggtttttaacaatttgatcttgcacatgtaggtcctgctgtcagaggttttcacccactgttcgaccctttttgcatatggggaaatgagttgtccatgaatatcaataaagtcaagaaactcagaaagattgttaggataaagaaattggcgacaaaaaaaaacaagatctttgtctgcacaatgaagaagacatcagttcactacaggatggtactaactatcataccttgtcttttttattcctttgccccattttcaatatagagaagatatttatgcacatccttgtttttagacCTTTCaaaacagttcactgatgattacctctcaaaccacctgtgtggacaggaggcgaggaaggtattcatacaacacccatggttcaatattaaagtgttcctgaagaggacgaaggatggacggtcaataaTCTACAGGCACtgtcctaaagttgcaaagaccttcaacatcaatgaaggctcaatattcaccttccgcttcagcagttttcccgatgagatgcatctgcctatgtaccgtctatgatgctaattttgaaaggtcatGTGAAAttgggtgctggtgcagttgtgtaatggggtagctgagtgctgaagctatcatgTTAtaatctgatgtatttcaattatgaaatcttgcttccttaatatgggaatgaaatatattatgtgtttaatatgaatgtcaattagattaataaatgaattattaataatatggcaattagcctactaatggcaaattagcctgctaattggtttttgctattacaaacggttattgagaaaatactgtgggcgatgacggatgacctaaggcaacgcacacagtttctaggaataaactgtgttggatctatgaacaatcacacacgacattcttttcaaaactgtttgcgttaggccgcCTTGCGCAAACGTTACCGCAtcaaaactatgtgtgatggatagcctttgccatacagtttcttctatgcaccgtgtgtgatgcattcaataacgcaaacgatttttttaatattgtgtgcgatgggaacgccatcacaaatgatttaacgaaaaaaattatgtgtgatgtacctacgaacagaaatgttttccttgcagcgactgtgtgagatgtatatacgaacggaaatgtttcgcgtggactgactgtgtgggatgtacttacgaccgaaaatgatttcgcctgtataattgtatttttttagcactattgtacgtataaccgtatttggtcgctcgccgtccctcattttaccgagcgtgtgtgccaggagggcatatccccgacggtttctggatcatgtgggaaggaccccctaatcgcccacactcactagacgacggttccaaatgacgtctcggaaaggggttttaaaccgttcgtatagcaccgacgcgtaccagtgcctcCAGTCCACTTAGATCCCGCACAGGAAGACCAAGAGCGTCCAGATTGAGATGGAATTTGCGCGGAGTTGTCGTGCCCAATAGCCTGTTGTAGTAGTCATCCACAATGGATGCAATGTTCTATTGGCCAGTAATGTGCTCGTTGTTGTGCGCCAAAGACAGCAACACATTCTTTCTCTGTCGATGTCGCGCATGTTGGTGAAAGAATCTGGTATTGGCATCTCCATCTTTGATGTGAAGAAGACGTGATTTCTGTCTCGCAATCGTTCGTTCCAGCAACGAAAGCCCAAGGAGCTTTCTCTTCAACCTACGTCTAAGCTCGATCTTTGACGCGCTGAGAGGCCTAGAGTCCATGGCCACATCTAGCCTGAGCATAATTTCGAGGGCAATTTCGATTTGAAGGCGAACGTTACCAATCCACTTGAAGCTCCATGCTTGAAGGTGGCGGGCCGTGGATGGCCCTGAGTTTGTCATTGAGAGTCAAATATGGATTATCAGTCAAAGGTGTATAGCTCCACGCCTCTTGCACAGTCTCGAAGAACCCTAATGCTTTAGGTCAAAAGGATTCAAATTTAAACCTTTTCCCAAAGTGAAAATCAGCATGCAGATCCAAAAGAAGCGTACAATGATCCGAGATAACAGATCCAAGGGCGGTGAGTTGGTAGGAGGTGTATTCATCTTCCCATGAGTTCGTAGCAAAAACGTGATCTATCTTTTTCAGGGTTGCCAGCTCCCTCTCATTGGACCAAGTATATCTCCTTCTGTTTAGGTATATTTCCTTCCGTGCACCCGTAAAAGAAATAAAAActgataaaaagaaaaaaaacggatAAGTGAGGTGGAAACTCTGGCACACGATTTGCTCCATCGTGATCCTGAAGCATCAGACGGCTAAAAGCCGTCAACTCGCTTTGTCCGATTCTGATCGAATTCTGACATGATGATACGCAGCGCGTACGCGCTATATGGCATCATCTGGCGGCCGCCCTATTTTGGGTAGCTGTGCTGACATGTCCTGCCAAAAGAAATCCAGTGACGCTCCTCACATCGCGCGAGCGCAGCCCCCCACCAAAAAAACAACTCCCCTGCACAAACCTCATGCAAACTCTTTCTTTTCTCCATCCGCTGCTACACGCCATGGCCTAGACGGGGAGGGAGCTCCTGTTAAGCAATAACACAAAGAAAACCCGGCAATAAAATCTAGAAGAAAAGGCGATATCACAATTTGTGAGAATTGTCTGCTGTAGATCAGGCAAAAACTCTGGTGGAAATAGTCAATTTGTCAGCAATCAGGCAAAAAATTCCACCAAATCACCAGGTAAAGGTCCATCTCtcttttgcaaaaagaaaagaagaagcatGATTCCTTTGTAGTGTGCAAAAACTCTGCTATACACCCATGCTTTTGCAGCTTGATTTTGGATCTTTTACAATGGTGAGCCTATTATTGCCGCCCCCCTGCTTGTTGAACCTGGATGTTAGAGAGATCCTGAGCTGTTGTTTGCTGTTATTTTACCTCGTGCACCTGGACTTTGCAAAGGAAGAAAAACCATATAGAAAGTTGCTTAAATAAAACCCATGCAGGAAACCAACCGAGCATAGTTGCAGCGGCATAGTTGCTTTAGGGGGAAAATTGCAAGTTCAACTGAGTTGAGTTGTTCAAAAAAATTCTCTGTTCAAACAAGACATCAAAAAACTTACCCTACATGCTTTGAAAAAAGTAGTATGAAACTAGAGAATAAAGTCTACACGCTAAAGTTTCTCTTCTATTAGTGGGCAAAAGGGATTAACATTCTCATACTTGAAAACAACATGTAAATTGCCTACTTGGTGAAGTTGAAAACAACATAAGAAAAGTGAACCTTACTCTGGGAATATGTGTGTCGGTAGGCAACTTCGTGCTGTGATTTTAGTGGTGTTGTGAGCGACTTTAGCAAGTGATGCTTGATTGAGTTGGCTCTCAGCGGGGCCAACAGTGGGGCACATGTTGGTAGGGGGTGGGAGTTAGTTTCACCCGGTTAGGCGACTTTGTAGTCGGGCCAAGGCGACTACGTGTAAGGGCTTAGGCGGCTCTTTGTGTGTGACTTGGGCTTGGGCGAGTTAGTGTTTTCAGATACTCTAGGATTGCGGCGACTATGTGTTGGTTGGTAGGCTACTCTGTGTCGCAAATTTAGGGGTGATGTAAGCGACTTTAGCATGTGGGCTTGATCGAGTTAGTTCCACCGATTAGACTACTTTGTAGTCAGGCCAAGGCGACTACGTGTTGGGGCTTAGGTATCTCTTTTTGAGTGATTTGGGGCTTTGGACTGACTTAATGTATTGGGATACTCTAGGATTGCGGCGACTATGTGTTGGTTGGTAGGCGACTCTGTGTCGCGAATTTAGGGGCGTTGTAAGCGACTTCAGCATGTGGGCTTGGTCGAGTTAGTTTCCCTGGTTAGGCGACTTTGTAGTCGGCCAAGGCGACTACGAGTAAGGGCTTAGGCGGCTCTTCTATGTGACTTGGGCTTGGGCGAGTTAGTGTTTTGTGATACTCTAGGATTGCGTCGGTTATGTGTTGGTTGGTAGGTGACTCTGTGTCGCGAATTTAGGGGTGTTGTAAGTGACATTAGCATGTGGGCTTGGTCGAGTTAGTTCCGTCGGTTAGGCGACTTTATAGTCGGGCCAAGGCGACTACGTGTAGGGGCTTAGGTATCTCTTTTTGAGTGATTTGGGGCTTTGGGCGACTTAGTGTATTGGATACTCTAGCATTGCGGCGACTATGTGTTGGTTGGTAGGCGATTGTGTATCGATTTTAGGGGTGTTGTAAGCGACTTTAGCATGTGGGCTTGGTCGAGTTAGTTCCCCCGGTTAGGCAACTTGTAATCGGGCCAAGGCGACTACGTCTAGGGGCGTATACAGCTCTTTTTTGAATGATTTGGGGCTTTGGGCGACTTAATGTATTGGGATACTCTAGGATTGTGGCGACTATGTGCTGATTGTTAGGCAACTCTGTTTCGCAATTTTAGGGGTGTTGTAAGCGATTTTAGCATGTGGGCTTGGTTGAGTTAGTACCCTCGATTAAGCGACTTTGTAGTCGGACCAAGGCGACTATGTGTAGGGGCTTAGGCAGCTCTTTTCTAGTGATTTCGGGTTTAGGGCGACTTTGACCGTTTTAGTGTAGCAACTTTATGTGTGTAGGGTTGTTTGAACGGCTTTAGCATGTGAGACATGGTAGAGTAGACTCGCTGCGGGGGCACGGTGGGACTGTCGTGGTAGGGGAGCGAGTTAGTTCCCTTCGCTTAGCCGACTTTGTTGTCGCGTGAGGCGACAGTGTGTGAGGTCTTTGACAGCCGTTTTTTGTTGATTGAGGCTTTGGGCGACTTAGTGTATTGAGATGCTCTAAGATTCATCGTTTGGTGCGGTGACTATACGTGGGTTGGTAGGCAACTCCGTGCCTACAAACAAAAGTGTCTGAAATTCTACAGTTGAAAAGATGCCTGCATATCCAAAAGATGCCTACAATAATGTCTGGAACTACAATTAAGATGCCTACGTATCACCCAGAACTGCCTACAAACAAAATATCTGAAAACTTacagttgaaaagatgcctacaaTAATATCTGGAACTATAATAATTCCTTGAAGATAAACCGAGGCTGcttcctatgaaaaggccagccCTACACTTACACATGCTCATTATTCTCTCAGATTGAAGTGGCTATGCTCAAGTACTGCACTTTGCTAAATCTGCACATCTACTGAATTCAAAAATagatagaaaaagaaagaaaatccaGAGTAGCCATACCATTGCATGATTTCATCTAAAAAACCTTCGCTAGATATGTACGACAACATATATCTCAAGGAAAAAGGTAGGAACAGATCCCAGCAGAGATAATAGAGCAAACTTTTGACTAAACTTAACTTTTTAACAGTACTAAGAATATCAGGAGGGAATTTGCAGaataatacagacttgtgctaccACATATTCTAGAGAGATCAATTTGTAACTCCTGCTTACAGTAGCAGATAAAAAAGCTAGAAAAACACGTTGTATTGCCTGAAAAAAAACACCATATTACCTGGAAAAAACATATTCTAATGCCTAGAAGATGGCAGGTGCTCTGTGTGTTTCTCTTTGGTTGGTTAAAATGTAGGCAAGTACGGAGAACATAATTAGGCAAAAATCAAAGTAGAAAACTAGGTCGTGCAGCAGTAGAGACACGCATATAGTTATATATGAtggaaaaaaggaagagaaaaggtaaaagGAAAAACCGGAGCTTCAATTGATAGATCTCTGTTTTGTGTATTTTTACTTACTTATTCACATTGGCTGAGCTTCTTTCTCGCCCGGTTGAAGTTTGTCTACATCACTTCCGACATAGTTGTTTTGCCTTAAAATCCATTCTGAAAATGGACCTTATATCTGCTATCCACTGTTGCTTTGCCTAAAAACGGTATTATTGCCTACATCCCTGAGATCTGACGGGAATTTTTGCCACCACGTAGCAGTCCGCCTCGCTGACGTTCGCCATCCTCAGGCCGCTGACCAGCTTCTCGTGTCCCCATTTGTCCTCACGTGCGCGCGCCCTTCGCCTGTCGATGTGGTGCCCGTATACCGCCGGCTCGCACTCCGTCCCCTTGGCCCATCGTCGCCGGACTACGCCGNNNNNNNNNNNNNNNNNNNNNNNNNNNNNNNNNNNNNNNNNNNNNNNNNNNNNNNNNNNNNNNNNNNNNNNNNNNNNNNNNNNNNNNNNNNNNNNNNNNNNNNNNNNNNNNNNNNNNNNNNNNNNNNNNNNNNNNNNNNNNNNNNNNNNNNNNNNNNNNNNNNNNNNNNNNNNNNNNNNNNNNNNNNNNNNNNNNNNNNNNNNNNNNNNNNNNNNNNNNNNNNNNNNNNNNNNNNNNNNNNNNNNNNNNNNNNNNNNNNNNNNNNNNNNNNNNNNNNNNNNNNNNNNNNNNNNNNNNNNNNNNNNNNNNNNNNNNNNNNNNNNNNNNNNNNNNNNNNNNNNNNNNNNNNNNNNNNNNNNNNNNNNNNNNNNNNNNNNNNNNNNNNNNNNNNNNNNNNNNNNNNNNNNNNNNNNNNNNNNNNNNNNNNNNNNNNNNNNNNNNNNNNNNNNNNNNNNNNNNNNNNNNNNNNNCACGAGCCCGGGTCCGGCTCTCGCTCGAAGGGGGCAAAGCTCAAATCGTTCGGTCACGAGTCCGGGTCCGGCTCTCGCTCGAAGGGGGCAAAGCTCAACCTATATAACTGCGTCGACGGCAGTAGCTTTCCCCGTGCACCATACTACGCCCCCCTCCAGTCTACCTCCACCCACCGGATCATTGGAATCCCGTTCGCGAGAAGATCGGCGACACCGCGCACCGAGCATGGCAACTGACCAGCACCGCCGCGCACCGAGCATGGCAGCCGGCCAGCAACGTCGCGTGAAGCTGATAGTTAGCTACGGCGGGAGGATCGAGCGCGCTGAGGGTCGGCCGCCGAGGTACGTCGGCGGCGAGCATCTGCTCCTGAATGTCCTTTCGTCCGTCTCGACGAGGGGCTTccgcgacctgctggcggcgcgCGCGGGCTTCTCCAACTTCTCCGTCAAGTATTGCTACTCCGGCGAGGGGCTGGACTCGCTCTGCGACGTGGACACGGACGAGGACCTCCGGGACATGCTGGACATCTTGCTCTACCGGGACCTGCAGGCCCGGCTGTTCAACGACCAGAACACGCGCCGGTTCCGGGTCTACCTGTtccgcgacgccgccgccccgtcgccgaccTCCCAGGCCCTCGGAAAACCAGCTCCCATGCGGCGTAGCGCGACGTCGCCAGCTCTGTTGTCGGCGAAGACGGCCGACGTCGGCGGGCGGCCCTCCCATGGCCTGGCCGCTCCCACTCCCTCTCTCGTGGCGCGGATCACGACGTCGCCGAATCTGTTGTGCGAGACGTCGACGGTTGGCACGGCGCCCTCCAAGCCGCCGCTCGCCCCCACTCTCGCACGGCGGATAGCGTCGTCGACTTTGTTAACGGCAGACTCTACAGATGACACGGCTTCTTTGATCACCACCACGTCGACATCAGCAGCCAGAGCTACCCAACATACACCACCCCACGCGGCGGCGTTCTGGCCGGCAGAGCAGCGTAATCCGGTGTACCAGGCGGCTCCAGTATTCTTGGTGCCAGTAATGCCGCAGGTCATAATCCACCGGCCAGAGATCATACTCGTACCCATGTTCAATTCAAAGGTGGCCATGGGCTGAGAATTTTTGGAGTCACAATCGAATATGAAAATACTCAGTCAAATGAGAATTAGCAATCCATAGTTTGTGTAGATTAGATCTCTCACAGGTTGTAGATATGAGGTGACAAATTAAAATTCTAGATTGTCAGTGGTTATGCACTATGGGATGTAACTTATAGGCGTGACttcaattttttttatagtttACTCTAAATTGTTTATACAGTATATTTTATAAATAATGATGTCAAATCCTCTATATTCAGTGTTAGTATCACCATGTGTGTACATCCAACTTTAGTGTGCCTTTTTTGAACCACACGTTGATCTTGTATAGTGCAAAGACGAGCTTCGCTTCCAATATTTTATGTTTTAAGTTGTGGATATTCGTTTTGGCTTCGGGCCTATATATGCTACTGAAATATGTGCAGTCCATCTTCTTATAGCTTTGTGCGTCAAGTTGTATTGTCCTTTGTATTACACAGTTTGCTCTCCGTTTTGGAACAATAACGTGGCCCACGTCTAGTCCTTATTAGACGAGCGCAGTCCGTTTGTTAATCGTTGGTCTAGACGGGGACGAGACACTCATGTCCCACGTCTTAATGTTTTGCATCGTTAAGTGAAATAAAAAATACCAAAGAGAACAACTCGCTGATGGAGGTGTCGGTATTGGAGGAATCAATAGGTAAATTCTGTACTCCCTATGGTACCGTGGTGTCCCTTTttctagaaaaggaggatgaccccggcctctgcatctgagagatgcatacggccactttattgattattctcgaggaccttacaaagtattacaacaatgtgtctgagtccaccatcttggcaacatatgcccctactcctatccaaaatgatgaaggggtgctagctgggccactacccaaaccactcatctaagcctaacatcaaaagccggaagccgaaactcattcggaagccccagccgagccacataccgggtctggggcacaatccgatcagacgcactcgtgtgtcgtcgccgccatcttccacaggtctttagatcatattgaggcttctaccttgtctggccactcagccatcgacgtcaccatgacgccagacagcaacctcctcctgcgcgagcccatctccgcgcatcgggcgccgagtctccacagcgccatgccatcGATCTTCGCCGCCATCCAATGTGTGagatgaaacaccgctccaccatccctccagccagcacttgctccaaGACGATGCCCCCAGAAGGGAAAGCGATAGAACACCATCATCATCCGATCCGAAAGACCCAGATCTGGGGTTTCCCCCTGAGCATCCCGAACCTGATGGCGCAGACTGCCGACGATGCCTTGACCATCGGCATTAGCTCCACCAGACGAGCGTCGCCTACGTCGCCGCAGCCTCCAAGATGAAACTGATCAGAATGCATATGTCGACACCGAACCGCCGCCACTTCCACCGCCGCTTGAGCAGCCCCCGAGCAACGCCTTCAGAAAGGAGCACGCCACCGTGGTGTCGTCGTCGCTTGGAACAGGGGGTCTGAGGTTTTCACCTGAGCTCCTGGGAGGGGTGGAAGGAAGGAGGTCCTCTCCgaagcctccaacgagggaagcaaCACCCAAAGGCACTGCCATCGGAGTGGCCGCCACGCTGGCCAAGAGATTCCCCCGGAACCCTTCCAGCCACCGGATCTGCAAGGCCAGCACCCAAGAACGGTGACCGAAGCCACCAAGGGCTGGATCCGCTGCAGATCGGAGTAGATCGGGGTCGAGGACGAACATCACCATGGCCACCAACATCCAGCGAGGATCCGCCGCCGCAGCCGAAGCCCACCACCTCCCCGCCATCCACATGGCCAGGGAAGTGGCCCACCtatccacgccggcgccgcccgccgccaagcTACGCCGCGTGCCACCAGCCATGGCCGCCGCCATGGATCCGAGCCGCAGGCGGGCCGCCAGCCGCGGTGCCCCGCGGGAAAGGAGAGCCGCGCCACGGGGGGAAGGCCAACCCCAGCAGATCGGCTCTGGGGAAACCCCCCCGCGCGCCACCGCGTCGCTCGAAGCGGCCTCGCGTCGTGCACGCGGGCCCCTGCACAGCCGCGTCCAGGGCGCGCCGGAACCCCAGATCGGGTCCAACCCGCACGCCGCCCACCTCGCGCCTCGCCGCGCCTCCAACTGCCGCTGCCTCGGAGACCAGGACctggcgccccgccgccgccttccttgGGGCCGGCCCGAGCTTCGCCGGGGGCGTCCTCTGGCGGCGGCAGGACGGCTGGGGGGAAGGGGAAGagggtggcggcgctagggttttttACCCCCGAGTCGCCAGACGAGGCGACGCGAGGGTCGAGGGTCCTGCCACCGTGGTGTCCCTAGATGGAATAACACAACATACCTTCAGAAAAACTGAACCGCCAAAGAATCCTCTACTCACACCACCGTCAATATTAGAACTACAGAAATTATGTAATTTCAATGAAAGTAATTATCTTCATAATTTGTGTCTACCGATGAAAAACGGCAGGGGCGGAGACATGAGCCAAGTAGGGACGGGTGCCAGTATGTCTCGCTGTAGCGAGACAGAAGGCAAGCCTCGCATCGGGGAAGCTCCAGATTGGCCGGCCCAGCCGCACAGAAGGCTACAACCTCCTTTACTGTTTTTTTacgttttatgttttattttttgctttatttttttgcttttgtttatactttaaaatTCTAAATAAATATTACAAAACAATCTATAAAAACattaaaaaatgttgaccaagtaTTTGAAATATTAAATGTATATATAGAAAATATTTATCATGTATAAAAATGTATAAAAAAGTtgatcatatatttgaaaaatgttaatcaagcatttgaaaaacgtttgaaaaagtatttgaaaaatgtttatcaAGCATTTGTAAAAAGTTAAATTTGTATACAATAAGCGTTGAGCATGTATTAGAAAAATGATGAAATGTTTTGATCATGAatacaaaaaatgttaatcaagaatttcagaaaatgttgaacaagtatttgaaaaatgttaatcaagcatttggaaaatgttaaatgtgtacaaaCGAGTTGATCATATATTAAAAATGATAAAATTTGTTtaccatgtatataaaaatgttaatcaagcatttaaaagaatgttgaataagtatttgaaaaatgataaTTAAGCATTTGCAAATGTTAAATgtgcattaaaaaaatgttaaccatATATTTAGAAAATGAAGAATTTTCTTTCGTGGATATAAATTTTTTAATCAAACATTTTAAAAATATTGaccaagtatttaaaaaatattgatcAAACATTTGGAAAtgcgtatagaaaaaatgttgactatgtattaAAAAATCTTAAACTTGTATttcctccatccggaaatacttgtcgaagaaatggatgaatctagacgtattttagttatagatacatccaattttatccatttctccgacaagtattttgagacggagggagtatttgaaaaatgttaatcaagaatttccataaaatatttaatgtgtatagaatttttttgaccatatatttaaaatatattaatcttgtatttagaaaatgttaaatgtgtattagaaaatattcttgacatatacgaaaaatgtagaatggaaatcaaaaaaagaaagaaaatgaaaataaaaataaaaataaaaacacagaaaaaattataaaaatgaaaCCTAAGAAACAAATGTAAAAAAGAATTGATATGTAAACcaataaagaaacaaagaaaaatcaaaaacattgaaaaccaagaaagaagaCAAAAaacgaagaagaaggagaaagaaaagaaaaacgaataaaagaatgaaagaaataaataaaaacccaAAAGAAAATCTGAAGTATAATGACGaaaaaaacttgaagaagaaataagaaaaccaaacaaaaaaaataaaaataaggagAAAACAGAAAAAACCCGAGTGTTTTCCCTCAAGTTGGTTGCGTTTCATATCCTAACGCGAACCTGTTCTTAGCATAGTGGCTAGAAACACCAGCACCATCGTAGCCACCTGTTCTCTTTTTGTCCctattttttctgttttattactATACTAGCAAAAGAGCATGTGCGTTGGAACTTAAGAAAAAAATACCACACAATCCCATAACCTAATAACCATGATTCTAGACTCGAATACGTCCACATTTTTTTATTTCAACACATGGAAACCCAGAACCCCATCTGTGTTGCCACTTATCCTCCTCTCCACCCTCATTGATGCTGGCTTGAATGCTCACACAATCACAATACGGTTGAATGTTTTCAATTAGA is a window encoding:
- the LOC123041420 gene encoding uncharacterized protein, with product MATDQHRRAPSMAAGQQRRVKLIVSYGGRIERAEGRPPRYVGGEHLLLNVLSSVSTRGFRDLLAARAGFSNFSVKYCYSGEGLDSLCDVDTDEDLRDMLDILLYRDLQARLFNDQNTRRFRVYLFRDAAAPSPTSQALGKPAPMRRSATSPALLSAKTADVGGRPSHGLAAPTPSLVARITTSPNLLCETSTVGTAPSKPPLAPTLARRIASSTLLTADSTDDTASLITTTSTSAARATQHTPPHAAAFWPAEQRNPVYQAAPVFLVPVMPQVIIHRPEIILVPMFNSKVAMG